A region from the Paludicola sp. MB14-C6 genome encodes:
- a CDS encoding zinc-ribbon domain containing protein, with protein MYQDKTLICKDCGNEFVFTAGEQEFYAEKGFENEPQRCKDCRSIRKNSMKTQKEMFTANCAACGAEARVPFRPKEDRPVYCSDCFAKMKDE; from the coding sequence ATGTATCAAGACAAAACTCTAATCTGCAAAGACTGTGGAAATGAATTCGTATTTACTGCTGGCGAACAAGAGTTCTACGCAGAAAAAGGATTCGAAAATGAACCACAAAGATGTAAAGACTGCCGTTCAATCCGTAAAAACAGCATGAAAACACAAAAAGAGATGTTTACTGCTAATTGTGCTGCTTGTGGCGCGGAAGCAAGAGTTCCTTTCAGACCAAAAGAAGACAGACCTGTATATTGCAGCGACTGCTTTGCTAAAATGAAAGACGAATAA
- the pyrR gene encoding bifunctional pyr operon transcriptional regulator/uracil phosphoribosyltransferase PyrR produces MQQNTLIMDDKAMQRAIARISYEIIEHNKGVDNLCVIGILSRGVEIANRVAKKIFEVEGKVVPVGMLDITLFRDDREVKGHVDKSDITFPIKDKKVVLVDDVIYTGRSVRAAIDALMARGRPMRIELAVLVDRGHRELPIRADFVGKNLPTSRNEKVKVSVNQFDGEDKVEIIKED; encoded by the coding sequence ATGCAACAAAATACTCTGATAATGGATGATAAGGCAATGCAACGGGCGATTGCACGTATTTCTTATGAGATTATTGAACACAATAAAGGTGTAGATAATTTATGCGTAATTGGAATTTTATCTCGTGGAGTTGAGATTGCAAATCGTGTTGCTAAAAAAATATTTGAGGTTGAGGGAAAAGTTGTTCCGGTTGGAATGCTTGATATTACATTATTTCGTGATGACAGAGAAGTGAAAGGTCATGTGGATAAGAGCGATATCACATTTCCAATTAAAGATAAAAAGGTAGTTTTAGTGGACGACGTTATTTATACAGGAAGAAGTGTTCGTGCTGCAATTGATGCATTGATGGCTCGTGGAAGACCTATGAGAATTGAGCTTGCTGTTTTAGTTGATAGAGGCCACAGAGAATTACCGATTCGAGCAGATTTTGTTGGTAAGAATTTGCCAACATCACGAAATGAAAAAGTGAAAGTTTCCGTAAATCAATTTGACGGAGAAGACAAGGTTGAAATTATTAAGGAGGATTAG
- a CDS encoding dihydroorotase — MERLLVRNGLVIDPLQNINEVSDILIEDGKILKVGKNILDHTDKVLEAKGLVVMPGLVDMHVHLRDPGFTEKEDIYSGCNAALVGGITSLLCMPNTKPVIDNKDTIEYVQKNAQRAKARVYICGSISKGLLGEELSDFQEYKQLGLKAVSDDGRPVANHEMMKAAMKLAQENNLLTISHCEDLSIVNGGIMHKGEISEKLMVKGIDRLSEDLVTEREIDLARTTGTPIHIAHVSTKKAVDLVRQAKKEGIDVTCETCPHYFSFTHEKLLNRDADYRMNPPLRELEDVEAIIKGIQDGTIDCIATDHAPHTKREKQDFLKAPNGVIGLETSLAASVRFLVEAGHIDMTRLVELMSVNPAKRLGIQAGSLKPGLPADITLFDPKIQWTVLPERLTSKSKNTAFKFERLTGRVKYALVQGEIAYVMRY, encoded by the coding sequence TTGGAAAGGCTGTTAGTTCGTAATGGATTGGTAATCGACCCTTTACAAAATATCAATGAAGTATCCGATATTTTAATAGAAGACGGTAAAATATTAAAAGTAGGAAAAAACATATTAGATCATACGGATAAGGTTTTGGAAGCCAAAGGGTTAGTGGTAATGCCAGGTTTAGTGGATATGCATGTTCACTTAAGAGATCCCGGCTTTACTGAAAAAGAAGATATTTATTCGGGTTGTAACGCTGCATTAGTAGGTGGAATTACCTCTTTACTTTGCATGCCAAACACCAAGCCAGTTATTGATAATAAAGATACAATTGAATACGTGCAAAAAAATGCACAACGAGCTAAAGCAAGAGTATATATTTGCGGTAGCATCTCAAAAGGCTTACTGGGTGAAGAACTTTCGGATTTTCAAGAGTATAAGCAATTGGGGTTGAAAGCTGTTTCTGATGATGGAAGACCGGTTGCGAATCATGAAATGATGAAAGCTGCAATGAAATTGGCTCAAGAAAATAATTTGCTAACCATTTCACATTGCGAAGATTTATCCATTGTAAACGGCGGCATTATGCATAAAGGTGAAATCAGTGAGAAGCTTATGGTTAAGGGTATCGACCGCTTATCTGAGGATTTAGTAACAGAACGTGAGATTGATTTGGCAAGAACGACAGGAACGCCTATTCATATCGCTCATGTTAGTACAAAAAAAGCAGTTGATTTAGTACGTCAAGCCAAAAAAGAAGGAATTGATGTTACTTGCGAAACCTGTCCACATTATTTTTCTTTCACTCATGAAAAGCTTTTGAATCGAGATGCTGATTATCGAATGAATCCACCATTGCGTGAGCTAGAAGATGTTGAAGCTATTATTAAAGGTATTCAAGATGGAACAATTGACTGTATAGCCACCGACCATGCACCGCATACCAAACGTGAGAAACAAGATTTCTTGAAAGCACCGAATGGCGTAATCGGATTAGAAACCTCATTGGCAGCTTCAGTACGTTTTTTAGTAGAAGCTGGTCATATTGATATGACACGCTTGGTTGAACTCATGTCTGTTAATCCTGCAAAACGATTGGGAATTCAAGCTGGATCATTAAAACCGGGACTACCTGCTGATATTACGTTGTTTGACCCTAAAATTCAATGGACTGTATTACCTGAGAGATTAACATCTAAATCTAAAAATACAGCGTTTAAGTTTGAGCGGCTAACCGGAAGAGTAAAATATGCTTTGGTTCAAGGTGAAATTGCATATGTTATGCGATATTAA
- the pyrF gene encoding orotidine-5'-phosphate decarboxylase, with translation MSMDQLIKKIVQTQNPTVAGLDPKLDFIPNYIKDAFLNEFDNPLEGASMAILEFNKGLIDALCDIVPAIKPQCAYYEMYGYYGVKALYETMEYAKQKGMYVITDGKRNDIGTTMEAYAIGHLGKTDVDGEKVEAFMGDCLTVNGYLGTDGIAPLLKVCNVYDKGIFVLVKTSNPSSGELQDRLIDGKPVYEIMGEMCESWGKDAMGEYGYSAVGAVVGATYPEQLKELRKKMPHTFFLVPGYGAQGGGAKDVSYAFDENGLGAIVNSSRGIMCAYQKEGCDETEYAQAARREAIRMKEDILGCINTIQLATK, from the coding sequence ATGTCTATGGATCAACTGATTAAAAAAATCGTACAAACGCAAAACCCAACAGTAGCGGGATTAGACCCTAAATTGGATTTTATACCAAACTACATAAAAGACGCATTTTTGAATGAATTTGACAATCCATTAGAAGGAGCGTCAATGGCAATTCTTGAGTTTAATAAAGGACTCATTGATGCATTATGCGATATCGTTCCTGCAATCAAGCCACAATGCGCTTATTACGAAATGTATGGCTATTATGGAGTAAAAGCATTGTATGAAACAATGGAATATGCAAAGCAAAAAGGGATGTATGTAATTACCGATGGAAAAAGAAATGATATCGGTACTACAATGGAAGCCTATGCAATTGGCCATCTTGGTAAGACGGATGTAGATGGCGAAAAAGTAGAAGCCTTTATGGGCGACTGCTTAACAGTTAACGGCTATCTTGGAACAGATGGAATTGCACCTCTTTTAAAAGTATGTAACGTATATGACAAAGGAATTTTCGTGCTTGTTAAAACCTCAAACCCTTCTAGTGGTGAACTGCAAGATCGGTTAATTGATGGAAAACCTGTGTATGAAATTATGGGCGAGATGTGTGAAAGCTGGGGAAAAGATGCAATGGGTGAGTATGGATATAGTGCAGTTGGCGCCGTAGTAGGTGCTACTTATCCTGAGCAATTAAAAGAACTTCGCAAAAAAATGCCACATACATTCTTCTTAGTACCTGGTTATGGTGCACAAGGCGGCGGAGCGAAAGATGTAAGCTATGCATTTGATGAGAACGGATTGGGAGCAATCGTAAATTCTTCAAGAGGAATTATGTGTGCTTATCAAAAAGAAGGCTGTGATGAAACAGAATATGCACAAGCTGCAAGAAGAGAAGCGATTCGCATGAAAGAGGATATTTTAGGTTGTATCAATACAATCCAACTTGCAACGAAATAG
- a CDS encoding carbamoyl phosphate synthase small subunit, which yields MFNQLKKAYLLLANGRMFEGKSIGSKGTTIGEIVFATAMTGYQETLTDPSYYGQIVTQTFPLIGNYGTNSIDVESNNTYLNGYIVRELCELPSNFRCENTLGEFLEKQNVVGIADIDTRCLTRIIREHGVMNGMITTEEIKDIDKALEQINAFTIKDAVKTVSCKEKSYHKVENATKEVVLFDFGYKYNILRKLNNLGCNVTVVPYNTTAEEVKAMNPDGIMLSNGPGDPAENIEVIENLKDIIKLQIPIFGICLGHQLMALANNAKTHKLKYGHRGANQPVIDLKVDRTYVTSQNHGYAVESDSIDSTVGTVSHINANDKTCEGVSYFNTKAFTVQFHPEACGGPLDTSYLFDRFINLMDGKEV from the coding sequence ATGTTCAATCAATTAAAAAAAGCTTATTTGCTGTTAGCAAATGGTAGAATGTTCGAAGGAAAATCCATCGGTTCTAAAGGTACAACCATTGGAGAAATTGTTTTTGCAACAGCTATGACAGGCTATCAGGAAACACTAACTGATCCAAGTTATTATGGACAAATTGTAACCCAGACCTTTCCGTTAATCGGAAATTATGGTACAAATTCAATAGATGTAGAGTCAAACAATACATATTTAAATGGGTATATTGTTCGTGAGCTCTGCGAGTTACCATCTAATTTCCGTTGTGAAAATACACTAGGCGAATTTTTAGAAAAGCAAAATGTTGTAGGTATTGCTGATATTGATACGAGATGTCTCACTCGTATTATCCGTGAACACGGTGTTATGAACGGAATGATTACAACCGAAGAAATTAAAGATATTGATAAAGCACTTGAGCAAATCAACGCTTTCACAATAAAAGATGCAGTAAAAACAGTTTCTTGTAAAGAAAAATCTTATCATAAAGTAGAAAATGCAACAAAAGAAGTTGTACTTTTTGACTTTGGATATAAATATAACATCCTTCGTAAACTAAATAATTTAGGCTGCAATGTGACAGTTGTACCGTATAATACAACCGCAGAAGAAGTAAAAGCTATGAACCCTGACGGCATTATGCTTTCAAATGGACCAGGGGATCCAGCTGAAAACATAGAAGTAATTGAAAATTTAAAAGATATTATCAAGCTGCAAATCCCAATTTTCGGAATCTGCTTAGGACATCAACTTATGGCTCTTGCAAATAATGCTAAAACACATAAATTGAAATACGGGCATCGTGGTGCAAACCAACCGGTAATCGACTTGAAAGTAGATAGAACCTATGTTACCAGCCAAAATCATGGATATGCAGTCGAAAGCGATAGCATTGATTCAACAGTTGGTACAGTAAGTCACATCAATGCAAACGATAAAACTTGTGAGGGCGTAAGCTATTTTAATACAAAAGCGTTTACTGTTCAATTCCATCCAGAAGCTTGCGGTGGTCCATTGGATACCTCTTATTTATTTGATCGATTTATCAATTTGATGGATGGAAAGGAAGTATAG
- the carB gene encoding carbamoyl-phosphate synthase large subunit, with translation MPLRNDIKKVLVIGSGPIVIGQAAEFDYAGTQACRALKEEGLEVVLINSNPATIMTDKAMADKIYVEPLTLDIVKKVIEVEKPDSLLSNLGGQTGLTLSMQLAKEGFLEKHGVKLLGANPETIDKAEDRQLFKDTMESINQPCIPSKVVENLKDAIAFVDDVIGYPVIIRPAFTMGGSGGGIANNLEELKEIASNGLRLSPITQILVERCISGWKEIEFEVIRDSKGNVITVCSMENFDPVGVHTGDSIVVAPAVTLADKEYQMLRTASLNIITALGVEGGCNCQFALHPESFEYSVIEVNPRVSRSSALASKATGYPIAKVAAKIAIGYTLDEIVNAVTGNTYACFEPAIDYLVVKFPRWPFDKFVYAKRTLGTQMKATGEVMSIGTSFESAIIKAVRGAELKLDTLNLPKLSKLSDEEIEQLLHQVDDERAFVVYEAIKRGISIDKVHEITMIDEWFLGKFKNLSQLEKWLADGELTEDKYNLAKKWGYLDSTIERLSGQKVLNPKSASFKMVDTCAAEFKAQTPYFYSTYDEENEAKQFIERQNSSKKKVVVFGSGPIRIGQGIEFDYCCVHCVWALKEHGYEAVIVNNNPETVSTDFDTGDRLYFDPLTFEDVKNIIDTEQPDAVVVQFGGQTAIKLTQYLHDLGVTIMGTSADSIDAAEDRERFDKVLETCKIPRPQGDTVFTSDEAVKVANELGYPVLLRPSYVLGGQNMIIAHNNQDVVEYMGIITEKGIDNPVLVDKYMMGLEVEVDAICDSEDYLIPGIMEHIERAGVHSGDSISVYPAQTLSQHIKAKIIDYTGRLARELKVIGLMNVQYVIYNNDVYVIEVNPRSSRTIPYISKVAGVPMVDIATRIMLGEKLKDMGYGVGLYPNAEYIAVKVPVFSFEKLHGVDTHLGPEMKSTGEVLGIAKTFEEALLKGLIAAGYNLKSTGGVLVTVRDTDKQEIIDIVAKYEELGFDIYATAGTANTLNKNMVPTNVVRKISEDSENNILTLLDSGKIDYVISTSAKGRIPARDSVKMRRKAVEHGIVCLTSLDTAGALAEVLATHKNADDITLVDITKI, from the coding sequence ATGCCGTTAAGAAATGATATAAAAAAAGTATTGGTAATTGGTTCAGGCCCAATTGTTATTGGTCAAGCCGCTGAATTTGACTATGCAGGAACACAGGCTTGCCGTGCTTTAAAAGAAGAGGGATTAGAAGTAGTACTAATTAACTCAAATCCGGCTACGATTATGACAGACAAAGCAATGGCGGATAAAATTTATGTTGAGCCACTTACTTTAGATATTGTAAAAAAGGTAATTGAAGTCGAAAAACCCGATAGCTTACTTTCTAACCTTGGCGGTCAAACAGGTTTAACACTTTCTATGCAGCTTGCAAAAGAAGGCTTCTTAGAAAAACATGGAGTAAAATTGCTTGGTGCAAACCCAGAAACAATTGACAAAGCAGAAGATAGACAGCTGTTTAAAGACACGATGGAATCCATCAACCAACCTTGTATTCCATCTAAAGTAGTAGAAAACTTAAAAGATGCGATTGCGTTTGTAGATGATGTAATAGGATATCCGGTTATTATTCGTCCTGCATTTACAATGGGTGGTTCCGGTGGAGGAATTGCAAATAACTTAGAAGAGCTAAAAGAAATTGCATCAAACGGTTTAAGACTTTCCCCAATTACGCAAATCTTAGTTGAAAGATGTATTTCTGGTTGGAAAGAAATCGAGTTTGAGGTTATTCGTGACAGTAAGGGTAACGTAATAACAGTTTGCTCTATGGAAAACTTTGATCCGGTTGGTGTACATACCGGCGACTCAATCGTTGTAGCTCCAGCCGTTACTTTAGCGGATAAAGAATATCAAATGTTAAGAACAGCTTCTTTAAATATTATTACTGCACTTGGCGTAGAGGGCGGTTGTAACTGTCAGTTTGCATTGCACCCTGAAAGCTTTGAATACTCGGTGATTGAGGTAAACCCTCGTGTATCTCGATCTTCTGCACTTGCTTCTAAAGCAACAGGATACCCAATTGCAAAAGTTGCTGCAAAAATTGCAATCGGTTATACTTTAGATGAAATTGTGAATGCGGTTACAGGTAACACATACGCTTGCTTTGAGCCTGCAATTGACTACCTAGTAGTAAAATTCCCACGCTGGCCTTTTGATAAATTTGTATATGCAAAACGAACATTAGGCACACAAATGAAAGCAACAGGCGAGGTAATGAGTATCGGCACATCGTTTGAATCTGCAATTATCAAAGCTGTTCGTGGTGCAGAGTTAAAATTAGATACATTAAATCTACCAAAGCTTAGCAAACTGTCTGATGAAGAAATTGAGCAGCTTTTGCATCAAGTTGATGATGAACGTGCCTTTGTTGTATATGAGGCAATTAAACGTGGAATTTCAATAGATAAAGTCCATGAAATTACAATGATTGATGAGTGGTTCTTAGGAAAATTCAAAAATCTATCTCAACTTGAAAAATGGCTTGCAGATGGCGAGTTAACCGAAGATAAATATAACTTAGCAAAAAAATGGGGCTATTTAGATAGCACAATTGAACGATTATCAGGACAAAAAGTTCTCAATCCAAAGTCAGCATCTTTCAAAATGGTAGATACCTGTGCTGCGGAATTTAAAGCACAAACACCATATTTCTATTCCACATACGATGAAGAAAATGAAGCAAAACAGTTTATTGAAAGACAAAATTCGAGTAAGAAAAAAGTTGTAGTATTTGGTTCGGGACCTATTCGTATTGGACAAGGTATTGAGTTTGACTATTGTTGCGTACATTGTGTATGGGCATTAAAAGAACATGGCTATGAGGCTGTTATCGTAAACAATAACCCAGAAACAGTATCTACTGACTTTGATACAGGTGATAGACTATATTTTGATCCACTCACTTTTGAAGATGTGAAAAATATTATTGATACCGAGCAACCGGACGCAGTAGTTGTTCAATTTGGTGGTCAAACTGCAATTAAGTTAACGCAGTATCTACATGATTTAGGCGTAACAATCATGGGAACAAGTGCAGATAGTATTGATGCCGCTGAAGACAGAGAGCGTTTTGATAAGGTATTGGAAACTTGTAAGATTCCTCGCCCACAAGGTGATACGGTATTTACTTCAGATGAAGCGGTAAAAGTGGCAAACGAGCTTGGCTATCCGGTTTTACTTCGTCCTTCGTATGTGCTTGGTGGTCAAAATATGATTATCGCTCATAACAATCAAGATGTTGTAGAATACATGGGTATCATCACAGAAAAAGGTATTGATAACCCTGTCTTGGTTGATAAGTATATGATGGGCTTAGAAGTCGAAGTAGATGCTATTTGCGATAGTGAGGATTACCTCATTCCGGGGATTATGGAGCATATCGAAAGAGCGGGTGTTCACTCAGGTGACTCTATTTCTGTATATCCCGCACAAACGCTTTCTCAGCATATTAAAGCAAAAATCATTGATTATACAGGAAGACTTGCTCGTGAGTTAAAGGTAATCGGATTGATGAATGTGCAATATGTAATCTACAACAATGATGTATATGTAATTGAAGTAAACCCTCGTTCTTCAAGAACAATTCCTTATATCTCAAAGGTTGCAGGTGTACCTATGGTGGATATTGCAACTCGAATTATGTTAGGCGAAAAGTTAAAAGATATGGGATACGGCGTTGGTTTATATCCGAATGCAGAATATATCGCTGTGAAAGTTCCTGTATTTAGCTTTGAAAAGCTTCATGGAGTAGATACACATTTAGGACCTGAAATGAAATCTACAGGTGAGGTTTTAGGTATTGCAAAAACATTTGAAGAAGCTTTGCTAAAAGGCTTAATAGCGGCAGGCTATAATCTAAAATCAACCGGTGGTGTATTAGTAACCGTACGTGACACCGATAAACAAGAGATTATCGATATTGTTGCAAAATATGAAGAGCTAGGTTTTGATATTTATGCAACAGCAGGAACAGCCAACACATTAAATAAAAATATGGTTCCAACTAACGTTGTTAGAAAAATTTCCGAAGATTCAGAAAATAATATTCTAACTTTATTAGATAGCGGTAAAATTGATTATGTAATCTCTACTTCAGCAAAAGGAAGAATTCCGGCAAGAGATAGCGTGAAAATGAGACGTAAAGCAGTTGAACATGGAATAGTATGCTTAACATCACTTGATACAGCAGGTGCATTAGCAGAAGTGTTGGCAACTCATAAAAATGCAGATGACATTACATTAGTAGATATTACCAAAATATAA